The proteins below are encoded in one region of Misgurnus anguillicaudatus chromosome 24, ASM2758022v2, whole genome shotgun sequence:
- the LOC141361736 gene encoding uncharacterized protein produces MADDELPEAPPRVVPERPETPPRAMPVFLGNPWVQKYNGVESEVRLTEWRAQIEYLAGLQGLSASQQQQFVLNSLGGEARREVQAAPEAVRATAQTIFHFLTEQYGDTTPVAVLRAQFFNCKQGPHQSIRAFALRLREQYTRLQRRRDHGLRDEETLLRDQFLLGLREGPLRQNLRVQFRRDPELTFDDLKKEAMALEGDQAEVKEAPVCAAVSGPAATSEVTDWKQALKMELLKDVRDQMTELMKALVGELRLGPGRKEGGPAPRERTYSDRGQDGMRRPWQASRPRFEWDEQGRPICNRCGTAGHVSRQCGPRRASEGGF; encoded by the coding sequence ATGGCCGACGACGAGTTGCCCGAAGCCCCGCCCCGTGTTGTGCCTGAAAGGCCGGAAACACCACCCCGTGCCATGCCCGTGTTCCTGGGAAACCCCTGGGTGCAGAAGTATAATGGGGTCGAGTCCGAGGTTCGTTTAACTGAGTGGAGGGCCCAGATCGAGTATCTGGCCGGCCTTCAGGGGCTGAGTGCCAGTCAACAACAGCAATTTGTATTAAACTCACTAGGAGGAGAAGCCCGGCGAGAAGTACAAGCCGCCCCCGAAGCCGTTCGAGCCACCGCCCAGACCATATTCCACTTCCTCACCGAGCAGTATGGTGATACCACCCCTGTGGCCGTCCTGAGGGCGCAGTTCTTTAATTGCAAGCAGGGCCCCCACCAGTCCATTCGAGCCTTCGCCCTGAGGCTGCGCGAGCAGTATACACGCCTACAGCGACGACGAGACCATGGGTTAAGAGACGAGGAGACCCTGTTAAGGGACCAGTTCCTGCTAGGGCTACGGGAGGGCCCCCTACGTCAAAACCTCCGAGTACAGTTTAGACGAGATCCTGAGCTCACGTTCGATGACCTGAAAAAGGAGGCCATGGCCTTGGAAGGCGACCAAGCGGAAGTAAAGGAGGCCCCCGTATGTGCAGCAGTGAGTGGTCCGGCGGCAACCTCGGAGGTAACTGACTGGAAACAAGCATTGAAGATGGAACTCCTAAAGGACGTGCGAGATCAGATGACCGAACTAATGAAGGCCCTGGTAGGGGAGCTGCGCCTAGGGCCGGGAAGGAAAGAAGGAGGGCCCGCCCCCCGAGAACGGACGTACTCCGATCGAGGCCAAGATGGGATGAGGCGACCCTGGCAGGCTAGTCGGCCTAGGTTCGAGTGGGACGAGCAAGGGAGGCCCATTTGCAATCGGTGTGGGACCGCAGGGCATGTGAGTAGGCAGTGCGGACCACGAAGAGCCTCCGAGGGGGGTTTTTaa